The following proteins are co-located in the Camelina sativa cultivar DH55 chromosome 12, Cs, whole genome shotgun sequence genome:
- the LOC104732594 gene encoding uncharacterized protein LOC104732594, with the protein MLLDIGLEEVLTLLECIFTSNAPSTDTFLNKQSQQGMKKIYKSFSPCLEKKEEEAEPGKVITLKAIVRKQDMMILYVECAEEFVELLFSFLVFPLESVLEFSGSSISLGCIGNLCRSFKELTAKEGTGLSNSICTLPPFYSFQMQLPGIITQQPPVCYPKYRFDQLALMDPKSSGSSKSTQCYRFLKKGRKFTVLDDLTITSNSCSTVSLLKKFQSHADDLEVKEISISNAEALNLLRASLVTSSALNTAFWSLFAEKVKEETDLGDPVSKKVKEEET; encoded by the exons GTACTTACTCTGCTGGAATGTATATTCACCTCAAATGCTCCCTCGACGGACACTTTCTTGAACAAGCAAAGTCAACAAGGTATGAAGAAGATATACAAATCGTTCAGTCCATgtttggagaagaaagaagaggaagcagaACCTGGAAAGGTAATAACTTTGAAAGCAATAGTGAGGAAGCAGGACATGATGATTTTATATGTGGAATGCGCAGAGGAATTTGTTGagctcctcttctcttttcttgttttcccTTTGGAATCTGTATTGGAATTTTCTGGCAGCTCTATCTCTTTAGGTTGCATTGGAAACTTGTGTAGAAGCTTCAAGGAACTGACTGCTAAAGAGGGGACTGGACTGTCAAACTCCATATGCACGCTTCCCCCTTTTTATAGTTTCCAGATGCAGTTGCCTGGTATCATTACTCAACAGCCTCCAGTATGCTACCCCAAATACAGATTCGATCAACTGGCTTTGATGGATCCCAAATCCTCTGGCAGCAGCAAGTCTACTCA ATGTTACAGGTTCttgaagaaaggaagaaagttTACCGTGTTAGATGATCTGACCATTACATCTAACTCGTGCTCCACTGTCAGCTTACTGAAGAAGTTTCAGAGTCACGCAGACGACCTAGAGGTGAAAGAAATCAGCATAAGCAATGCAGAG GCTTTGAATTTGTTGAGAGCTTCATTGGTGACATCCTCTGCTTTGAACACGGCTTTTTGGAGTTTGTTTGCCGAGAAAGTGAAAGAGGAGACTGATTTAGGGGACCCGGTTTCAAAGAaggtgaaggaagaagagactTGA